The Thermostichus vulcanus str. 'Rupite' genome window below encodes:
- a CDS encoding response regulator, producing MQGKLQEIDIRSILQLIELGQRTGELFVEASPSAYWFVFFLNGRIIYASDTEGNITRLRDYLHRFKVEAALDQIQIPHKAAVNAPEYNRLWALLENHKLNPNQGKQILLSMVREVLFDLLSLHHGSFIFEAGSPLAPQLTTFPVTPLLTEIVTQVQEWKKLYPYIQTPNQAPTILNPTPLQQNLPAPVFKALSEWSNGKTSIRQMGRYLGRDTLTVAKAIYPYVRQGAIQLSEPILIAEPKPSRPLSLSGKPSHILCIDDSMAIQKNVEFILQNEGYQVTTIGNPLKALGQVFLLNPDMILCDVAMPKLDGYELCAMLRKSSQFRQTPMIMLTGKDGFTDRIKARMAGANEFLSKPFSEKELLTIVESYVGPPPKRGPSE from the coding sequence ATGCAAGGGAAACTACAAGAGATCGATATCCGCAGTATCCTCCAGCTGATCGAGTTGGGCCAGCGCACCGGGGAGCTTTTCGTAGAGGCCAGCCCCTCCGCCTACTGGTTTGTGTTTTTCCTCAACGGGCGGATCATCTATGCTTCCGACACCGAAGGTAACATCACCCGCCTGCGAGACTACCTGCACCGGTTCAAGGTGGAAGCCGCCCTCGACCAAATCCAAATCCCCCACAAGGCCGCCGTCAACGCTCCCGAGTACAACCGCCTCTGGGCTTTGCTGGAAAACCACAAACTCAACCCCAACCAAGGCAAACAGATCCTCCTGAGCATGGTACGGGAAGTGCTCTTCGATCTGCTCAGCCTCCACCACGGTTCCTTTATTTTCGAGGCCGGATCCCCGTTAGCCCCCCAGCTCACCACCTTCCCCGTTACCCCGCTTCTGACGGAGATCGTGACGCAAGTGCAGGAATGGAAAAAGTTATACCCTTACATCCAAACCCCCAACCAAGCCCCCACCATCCTCAACCCCACCCCTTTGCAGCAAAACCTGCCTGCTCCTGTTTTCAAGGCCTTAAGCGAGTGGTCAAATGGGAAAACCAGTATCCGCCAAATGGGGCGTTACCTCGGTCGAGATACCCTGACTGTAGCCAAAGCCATCTACCCCTATGTTCGCCAAGGGGCCATTCAACTGTCGGAGCCTATCCTGATCGCAGAGCCTAAACCCAGTCGTCCTCTTAGCCTGAGCGGCAAACCCAGCCACATCCTCTGCATCGACGACTCTATGGCCATCCAAAAAAACGTGGAGTTTATCTTGCAAAACGAAGGTTATCAGGTGACCACCATTGGCAACCCCCTCAAGGCGCTCGGGCAGGTGTTTCTCCTCAATCCCGACATGATCCTCTGTGATGTGGCCATGCCCAAACTGGATGGCTACGAGCTGTGTGCCATGTTGCGCAAGTCCAGCCAATTTCGTCAAACCCCCATGATCATGCTGACTGGCAAAGATGGCTTCACCGACCGCATCAAAGCCCGCATGGCCGGAGCCAATGAATTCCTCAGCAAGCCTTTCTCGGAGAAGGAATTGTTGACCATTGTCGAATCTTATGTTGGCCCTCCTCCGAAACGGGGCCCCAGTGAGTAA
- the cobU gene encoding bifunctional adenosylcobinamide kinase/adenosylcobinamide-phosphate guanylyltransferase: MPIVLICGPVRSGKSRLAEKLATVSGLSVLYLATGPKPDPASDSEWAERVQQHQQRRPSSWQTRETGLDFSLRDLPQPCCVLVDSLGGWVAQGLDYFPSEWDPWVQSFLASLENFTGWVIVVAEEVGWGVVPAYPMGRLFRDRLGELTQKVAGVADQVFLVTAGFALEISRLGIPVEQVGDPGAPELR, encoded by the coding sequence ATGCCGATTGTCCTGATTTGTGGCCCGGTTCGCTCTGGCAAAAGTCGTCTGGCCGAAAAGCTGGCGACGGTTTCGGGTTTATCGGTGCTGTATCTGGCGACTGGGCCTAAACCTGATCCAGCAAGCGATTCGGAATGGGCAGAACGGGTTCAACAGCATCAGCAGCGGCGCCCCTCCAGTTGGCAAACTCGGGAAACAGGACTGGATTTCAGCCTACGGGATCTCCCTCAACCTTGCTGTGTGCTGGTAGATTCCTTGGGGGGTTGGGTGGCGCAGGGATTAGACTATTTCCCCTCAGAATGGGATCCCTGGGTGCAGTCTTTTCTGGCCAGCCTGGAGAACTTTACGGGGTGGGTGATTGTGGTGGCGGAGGAGGTGGGGTGGGGGGTTGTGCCAGCCTACCCGATGGGTCGGTTGTTTCGGGATCGGTTGGGGGAGTTAACCCAGAAAGTCGCAGGTGTGGCGGATCAGGTCTTTTTGGTAACGGCGGGTTTTGCCCTGGAGATCAGCCGCCTAGGGATCCCGGTGGAGCAGGTGGGGGATCCCGGTGCTCCAGAGCTGCGATAA
- a CDS encoding DUF3285 domain-containing protein codes for MSQPVSPDTEPKASPTAPQMSYTRLAMRNMVRKGKTSLLHFALTSLGLIGVLVGLAFAFH; via the coding sequence ATGTCGCAGCCTGTTTCTCCTGACACAGAGCCCAAGGCTTCCCCCACAGCTCCACAAATGAGCTATACCCGCTTGGCCATGCGCAATATGGTGCGGAAAGGCAAAACCTCTCTGCTGCACTTCGCCCTCACCTCGCTGGGTTTGATCGGCGTTTTGGTGGGGCTAGCCTTTGCCTTTCATTAG
- a CDS encoding CheW domain-containing protein, giving the protein MLGDLDLLMGDETQELQEIEAPEGELFLKFKVSTGEQFALPAVSVVEVMSIGPEKITPMPNVAPVLLGTLNLRGEIIWVADLGQFLGISPPLNVDRTELPVVAIMEQQDLLMGLAVDLIVGMEWLKTESVRPALTAPEAMAPFLRGEWMVAETGLTLPLLDQSAILRSNRWG; this is encoded by the coding sequence ATGCTGGGGGATCTGGATTTATTAATGGGGGATGAGACCCAAGAATTGCAGGAGATAGAGGCCCCAGAAGGGGAGCTATTCCTGAAGTTCAAGGTGTCGACTGGAGAGCAATTTGCCCTGCCAGCAGTTTCGGTGGTGGAGGTGATGAGCATCGGGCCTGAGAAAATTACTCCCATGCCCAATGTGGCACCTGTTTTGCTCGGCACCCTCAATCTGCGGGGTGAAATTATTTGGGTTGCTGATCTCGGGCAGTTTTTGGGAATTAGCCCCCCCCTGAATGTGGATCGCACTGAGCTGCCAGTGGTGGCGATCATGGAGCAACAAGATTTGCTCATGGGCCTGGCTGTGGATTTAATTGTGGGCATGGAGTGGCTGAAAACCGAATCGGTACGGCCTGCTCTCACGGCCCCCGAAGCCATGGCTCCCTTTCTGCGGGGGGAATGGATGGTGGCCGAGACAGGGTTAACCTTGCCATTGCTGGATCAGTCAGCCATCCTGAGATCTAATCGTTGGGGTTGA
- a CDS encoding CRR6 family NdhI maturation factor, producing MPITLYLSAKAIQTLDLTPGHELMQTVMADPARAAQQVQCVIDYPRSPDDPRELSEIPEVRLWFIRWDTVYPWFPYFLDWRRGELARYAAMLVPHHFNPREGIIYNPEALEIFVYQKLFVLMRWLKQQPLDKDSVPLTRTVSMLRDMALVFGFEIQPQFLTLWEAETLGGDA from the coding sequence GTGCCGATCACCCTTTACCTATCTGCCAAAGCCATCCAAACCCTGGATTTGACTCCGGGACATGAGTTGATGCAAACCGTGATGGCGGATCCCGCTCGGGCTGCCCAACAGGTGCAATGCGTGATTGACTACCCGCGTAGCCCTGACGATCCACGGGAGTTGTCGGAAATCCCGGAGGTACGCCTCTGGTTCATTCGCTGGGATACGGTTTACCCCTGGTTCCCCTACTTTCTCGATTGGCGACGGGGGGAGCTAGCCCGCTATGCGGCGATGTTGGTGCCCCATCACTTTAACCCCCGCGAAGGGATCATCTATAACCCAGAGGCTCTGGAAATCTTTGTTTACCAAAAACTATTCGTGCTGATGCGCTGGCTGAAACAGCAGCCGTTGGACAAGGACTCGGTTCCGCTGACGCGAACGGTTTCCATGCTGCGGGATATGGCTTTGGTGTTTGGTTTCGAGATCCAGCCGCAGTTTTTGACCCTGTGGGAGGCAGAGACTTTAGGTGGAGACGCATGA
- a CDS encoding histidine kinase codes for MQTSSLDRTSTRSGLRLLLFAKSRASIAELAEQLRQHIQGLAGQYPAKLEVVLLEDHPYLAEHYKLVVTPALVKAEPLPAQVLAGEDLSTQLEVWWPRWQGQAALASNQEDAGQDPTPPPTTEALLQMSEEVFLLRQERAQLREQLHFKDRILAMLVHDLRSPLTATALAVETLQQGREGSLDKELEQQLFDHARQQLRKMDGMITDILESARGTTSELTIRAVETQLPSLCQSVIEELWPRIRGKQLQFQSDIPTDLPSVQVDGDKIRQVLFNLLDNAIKYTPAGGSIRLNVLHRTSQKVQVTVSDTGPGIPAADQENIFFDLVRLSRDQQQEGYGIGLSLCRRIVRAHYGQIWVESTPGKGSSFHFTLPVYRV; via the coding sequence ATGCAAACTTCTTCGCTAGATCGAACCTCCACTCGCTCTGGCCTTCGCCTGTTGTTGTTCGCTAAGAGTCGAGCCAGTATCGCTGAACTTGCCGAGCAGTTGCGTCAACATATTCAAGGGTTAGCAGGTCAATACCCTGCCAAGTTGGAAGTGGTGTTGTTGGAGGATCACCCCTATCTGGCGGAGCATTACAAGCTGGTGGTTACCCCAGCCTTGGTGAAGGCTGAGCCCTTGCCTGCTCAGGTGCTGGCGGGAGAAGATTTGTCCACACAACTGGAGGTGTGGTGGCCCCGTTGGCAAGGACAAGCGGCTTTGGCTTCCAATCAGGAGGATGCCGGGCAGGATCCTACCCCTCCGCCCACGACAGAGGCCCTGTTGCAAATGTCAGAAGAGGTGTTTTTGCTGCGCCAGGAACGGGCACAGTTGCGGGAACAGCTTCATTTCAAAGACCGCATTTTGGCGATGTTGGTTCACGATTTGCGCAGCCCCCTCACCGCCACAGCCCTAGCGGTAGAAACCCTACAGCAGGGGCGCGAGGGATCCCTGGACAAAGAACTGGAGCAACAACTGTTCGACCATGCCCGCCAGCAACTGCGCAAAATGGATGGCATGATCACCGACATCTTGGAGTCCGCCCGGGGCACGACATCGGAGCTGACCATTCGGGCTGTGGAAACCCAGTTGCCTAGCCTTTGCCAATCGGTGATCGAGGAGCTGTGGCCCCGCATCCGCGGCAAACAGTTGCAGTTTCAATCGGATATTCCGACGGATTTGCCTTCCGTGCAGGTGGATGGCGACAAGATTCGCCAAGTTTTATTCAATTTGCTGGACAATGCCATCAAATATACCCCTGCCGGGGGATCCATCCGCCTCAATGTTTTACACCGCACCAGCCAAAAGGTTCAGGTCACCGTCAGCGATACGGGGCCAGGGATCCCGGCAGCCGACCAAGAGAACATCTTCTTCGACTTGGTACGCCTGTCGCGGGATCAACAGCAGGAAGGCTATGGCATTGGCCTATCCCTGTGTCGGCGGATTGTGCGGGCCCATTACGGGCAAATTTGGGTAGAGTCTACCCCCGGTAAGGGCAGTAGCTTCCATTTCACCCTGCCGGTGTATCGAGTTTAA
- a CDS encoding response regulator, whose translation MKVLVVDDNRTYLETISSLLSDSGLEVSTAMDGVEAMDAIREQKPDLVVLDVVMPRMNGYEVCREVKGDESTKHIRIVMCSTKDQAFDIEWAKRNQADAYVTKPFKPQELLATIKNQLREINRK comes from the coding sequence ATGAAAGTGCTGGTGGTGGATGACAACCGTACCTACCTGGAGACCATTTCCAGTCTGCTTTCCGACAGTGGTTTGGAAGTCTCAACAGCTATGGATGGTGTAGAAGCCATGGATGCCATCCGTGAGCAAAAACCAGACTTAGTAGTGCTGGATGTGGTGATGCCGCGCATGAATGGCTACGAGGTGTGTCGAGAAGTGAAGGGGGATGAAAGTACCAAGCACATTCGCATCGTCATGTGCTCCACCAAAGATCAAGCCTTTGACATTGAGTGGGCGAAGCGCAACCAGGCGGATGCCTATGTCACCAAGCCCTTCAAACCTCAGGAATTGTTAGCGACTATCAAAAATCAGTTGCGGGAGATCAACCGGAAATGA
- a CDS encoding YggT family protein — protein MLPIITSWVLSPLLAIYTLLFVLRIFLSWYPQLDTSRLPYSWVIGATEFLLRPTRKLIPPLGGVDMAPVVWVGLVTLLREILLGQQGLLTMALH, from the coding sequence ATGCTGCCGATTATTACCTCTTGGGTGCTTAGCCCATTGCTGGCAATTTACACCCTGCTGTTCGTACTGCGGATCTTTCTTTCTTGGTACCCACAACTGGATACTTCCCGTCTGCCCTACTCCTGGGTGATCGGGGCAACGGAATTTCTGCTGCGGCCAACTCGCAAGCTGATCCCCCCTTTGGGAGGAGTAGATATGGCCCCGGTCGTTTGGGTAGGCTTGGTTACTTTATTGCGGGAGATCTTGCTGGGACAGCAGGGATTGCTGACGATGGCTTTGCACTGA
- a CDS encoding response regulator transcription factor → MSRVLVVEDSQSQREMISNLLKQSGLEVTVVADGLEALEAVQGERPDLIVLDIVMPRMNGYEVCRRLKADPLTQKTPIVMCSSKGEEFDRYWGIRQGADAYIAKPFQPQELVGTIKQLLRG, encoded by the coding sequence ATGAGTCGTGTTTTGGTTGTAGAAGACAGCCAATCTCAGCGGGAGATGATCAGTAACTTGCTGAAGCAGAGCGGTCTAGAGGTGACCGTTGTTGCGGATGGATTGGAAGCTCTGGAAGCGGTGCAGGGCGAAAGGCCGGATTTAATCGTGTTGGATATTGTCATGCCACGCATGAATGGCTACGAAGTGTGCCGCCGCCTAAAAGCGGATCCCCTCACCCAAAAAACACCGATTGTGATGTGTTCATCCAAGGGGGAAGAATTTGATCGGTATTGGGGGATCCGGCAGGGGGCTGATGCCTATATTGCCAAACCCTTTCAGCCCCAAGAATTAGTGGGTACGATTAAACAATTGTTGAGAGGTTAA
- a CDS encoding class II aldolase/adducin family protein: protein MTSSVLSSSPTSSSPTAQGLTEAELRCQLAACYRLIARFGMDDLVYTHISVRLPGPEDHFLINPFGLLFEEVTASNLVKIDINGTLVEPSNWPINPAGFVIHSAIHSARPDICCVLHTHTPAGMAVAALPEGLLPISQFAMQFYGHLAYHDYEGIALDLAERERLIADLGSHHSLILRNHGLLTVGRTIPEAFVRMYYLEQSCRIQIAAQSASANLVIPPASVCEHTARQFERGGGPIGQREWQALIRKLDREDPSYRE from the coding sequence ATGACCTCCTCTGTCCTTTCTTCATCCCCCACTTCTTCATCTCCCACGGCCCAAGGTCTGACGGAAGCGGAACTGCGCTGTCAGTTGGCGGCCTGCTATCGGTTAATCGCCCGTTTTGGCATGGATGATCTGGTTTACACCCACATTTCGGTGCGCCTGCCGGGGCCAGAAGACCATTTTTTGATCAACCCCTTTGGCTTGCTGTTCGAGGAGGTGACTGCCTCCAATCTGGTCAAGATCGACATAAATGGAACCCTTGTGGAACCCAGTAACTGGCCGATTAACCCCGCCGGCTTTGTGATTCACAGTGCCATCCACAGTGCCCGTCCTGATATCTGCTGCGTGCTGCACACCCACACCCCCGCCGGGATGGCGGTCGCCGCTTTGCCAGAGGGTTTGTTGCCGATCAGCCAATTTGCGATGCAGTTTTATGGTCATCTCGCCTACCACGACTATGAAGGTATTGCCCTCGATTTGGCCGAGCGGGAACGGTTGATTGCCGATCTGGGCTCCCATCACAGTCTGATCCTGCGCAATCATGGCCTGCTGACGGTGGGTCGCACCATCCCGGAAGCGTTTGTGCGCATGTACTACCTGGAGCAATCCTGCCGCATCCAGATCGCAGCCCAGTCCGCCAGCGCTAACCTAGTCATTCCGCCCGCCTCTGTTTGTGAGCATACCGCCAGGCAGTTTGAGCGGGGGGGTGGCCCGATTGGGCAACGGGAATGGCAAGCCCTTATCCGCAAGTTGGATCGAGAGGATCCCTCTTACCGGGAATGA
- the aat gene encoding leucyl/phenylalanyl-tRNA--protein transferase, translating into MSHSIDIAAILEGYAQGYFLMADEETGSLDWYGTERHTVIPLDERFHCPRSLRPLVRSERFQVQINAAFDQVVEGCAARPQTWISPQLKQIYRALHRAGFAHSFETWQGDTLAGGILGITIGAAFIGESMFYRIPNGSKVAMVKLVQHLRARGFRLFDAQLMNPHLARFGAFEMDGPAYWQLLQQCIGIPCTFA; encoded by the coding sequence GTGAGTCACTCCATTGATATTGCAGCCATTTTAGAAGGCTATGCGCAGGGCTACTTCCTGATGGCGGATGAAGAGACGGGATCCCTGGATTGGTATGGCACGGAGCGGCATACGGTGATCCCCCTGGATGAGCGATTTCATTGTCCCCGTTCTTTGCGACCGCTGGTACGCAGTGAGCGCTTTCAGGTGCAGATCAATGCTGCGTTTGACCAAGTAGTGGAAGGATGCGCGGCCCGTCCCCAAACCTGGATTAGCCCGCAGCTCAAGCAGATCTATAGGGCTTTGCATCGGGCGGGGTTTGCCCACAGCTTTGAAACTTGGCAGGGAGACACACTGGCGGGCGGGATCCTGGGCATCACGATTGGGGCGGCGTTTATCGGTGAGTCAATGTTCTACCGCATTCCCAATGGTTCCAAGGTGGCGATGGTGAAGCTGGTGCAACACTTGCGGGCGCGGGGGTTTCGTCTGTTCGATGCTCAGTTGATGAACCCCCACTTGGCCCGTTTTGGTGCCTTTGAAATGGATGGCCCAGCTTACTGGCAGCTGTTGCAACAGTGTATTGGGATCCCCTGTACCTTTGCCTAA